DNA from Branchiostoma lanceolatum isolate klBraLanc5 chromosome 6, klBraLanc5.hap2, whole genome shotgun sequence:
GAACGTGGGAAAATCCTCCCTCATCAACGCCTTCCGCCGGATGTACCTGAAGAAGGGGAAGGCCACACCTGTGGGGAAAGACCCGGGAATCACGCGAAGTGTCCTGACGAAAATCCGTGTGTCAGACAGACCGTCCATCTTTCTACTAGACACGCCAGGCGTGCTTTCCCCCAACATCCCAGACGTAGAGACGGGGTTCAAACTGGCTCTCGTAGGGGCAATCAAGGATCACCTGGTCGGGGAGGACTTCTTAGCCGACTACTTACTCTTCCGTCTGAACCGTCATGAGAACTTCCGCTACGTGGAACACTACGGGCTGCGGGAGCCGTGTGACCAGGTCATGAGGGTGCTGGGGCACATCGCCGTGACGATGGGGAAGTCACGCAAGGTCAGGATGGACTCAGGCACGGGCGCCGTCATCGTGCACCAGCCCAACTTCCAGGTCGCCGCGCTGCAGTTCCTGAGGGACTTCAGGCAGGGGGCGCTAGGGCCTGCCATGCTCGACTGAACAGACAGGGGGCGCTAGGGCCTGCCATGCTCGACTGAACAGATGGGGGGGGTGCTAGGGCCTGCCATGCTCGACTGAACAGATGGGGGGGTGCTAGGACCAGCTGTGTTGGACTGTACAGGCATCAAAGCAGCAGGACAAGGGGAAATTGTTTTACATAGATTAGAAAAAGTAGAAGCAAACAGGACTCTTTGTATAATGGCATTGATTGGATCAACTGTTACTGATGGTTTCTATTGTGTCAAAGTCATATCATACTGATTTTGTCATAAGGCAATCCATTATCATGATTTGCAGGCTTAAGATtaaaattacatgtagtattaaGTGAAGATGTTTGTACCTGATTTTAGGACATCTCAAATGTCACCATGCCATATACCCTTAGCATCAGAACTTCCAAATGTCTCACCAAAATCATCCAAGGTTTAATAATGTACTCAGTGGTGTGTATGATTTCAAGGATTGATATGTCAACTATCAGTCAATAACATCGTATTCTCATTAGACAAATGAAGGGGAGGTAACAAGCATTACTATGGTGACTTCTTACATTGCCAGCCAGACATTGCCCTCACCAAGTGTTTATTCTGTTGTCCCTTCCTAGTAATTCCATGTCATTAGCAAAGATAAACTAAAAGTACTTGGAGTTATAATTGTAGCTGCtaatagtggtaaatgatgctGAGTCCAGGGGCTTGGGTAGCAGAAACTGAAGTTTGAAATACAACAGACTGATCATCTGCATTGATGTTTGTGCACTTCATTTGCTTCATAGCATGAGTGTGGGATAATGTTTCATTGGAAAAAGGGCCGTAGATATGTCTTGTGTCATGGGCACATACAGGTCCTAGGGTTTTACACAGGCATGAGCGAGGTTTGTTATAGCCTTAGAAAAGCTACAGTAAGGTTTGATTGAAAACTTTTGAGGTCAAATCCTTCTCCTAGTAataactagcctgagtaccagcctttttttAGCTTTCGTCCGCTCCTCACGATCTGGTAGCTGATTGTGGGGAGCGGACAATAGGCTAAacaggctggtactcaggctaagtaATAACCTAATAAGATCGATGAGTTAAGAACAAGACAAAGTTGTATAAAACGATCCCAATAAAAGCTTATTTTGCGACACCATTTATTACCAAATCAGCTCAAGTCTAGGAATTAAGAAAACAGGTTTGTAAGCCGTGGCCTTGTTACATTTGGTCCAGTCAAGGACATGAAAAATctggataatgtccttggtctagtTGGCATGAAATCTAGCAGTTATGCTAATGCCCATTCCGCTTTGCGTCTCCTTTGCCTTCAAGGCACCTAATAAATAGGTGATATTACTggatacatctacatgtatgtgatcagTATGTACAGGTGAACACATCCTTCATATTGTTCACTGACTGCTGCAATGGCCCAGTAGGGACATGTAGAGAACTCAGCGAGTCCCTTGCTGTGGTGCTTGCACAGTGGTGTGGGCCAGTGAGAAACAGATATGGACCACATGGCCTTACTGTTCATGCTTCTACTGTTCATGCTCCTAGTGGCCCGCTTGACTGTGGGTCTTGGGGAGGGGGATTAGTCCCTGGCAGTGAGAAACTGGGTAACACAGGCTATGCCAAACATGGTGTAGGAATGACTTAAACTCACTGGCATCAGTGCAGCAGTAGTCCACTTACTGATTTCCAGTCGCTCCTTGCTTGAGACCTATTTCATCCCTAACATTAAAAGTCAGAGTTGTTAGGCTCTCAACTGTATGCTAATACAGTATACTTGTCAAAAAGGGCTAGGGGAATTTGCCTGTTCAATGAAACTGTATGATCTGTACATATCGTTTTTCCTGTTACGACCAATGGAAGATCAGCTCGTGAGCTAACTAGATTTGGGAATCATACTGACAATAGTTATTCTTATATACTTAATTATGTTGCCAAACATATTCAGCTGTTCATCATGACTTGATGTTGTCCACAATGCTTTTCATGAATCTGTCTTTCCGTAGTCAGACCGGACACAGTATGCACGGCCCCATATGCGTTTTCATAGCATGTGTCTCTTGCCTACTCATAATTCCACTGTCTGCTATATGGCCTATGAAGGCTATGATGCAAATCTACAAAATCGGACAGACTTCTTGTTGTGTTGGAGGTTGGAAGTTTAGAATGTTCATCATGACTTGATGTTGTCCACTATGCTGTACATGACTCTGTCTTTCCGTAGTCAGACTGGATACAATATGGCCTATGAAGGCTACAGTGCAAATCTACAAAATCAGACAGACTCCTTGTGTTGGAAGCTAAGAATGTTCATCATGACTTGATGTTGTCCACTATGCTGCACATGAGTCTGTCTTTCCCGTAGTCCTCGTCGCGTTTGCTCTGCGAGATCCCCGCCTGTCTGTTCAGCTCCTCCAGGTCCGGCTTGATGTCCTCGCTGTCAGAGGCGCCCCCTATGTCCTCGGGCATGGACTGCACGCACTGCTTCAGCATGTCGATGACGCGGTCCAGGTGCTGCTGAAACCTGGGGTGGGGAAAACAGAATCATTGTATCATGCTGCAGTTCTTACATAATCTGCTAGGTGGTACTGCTGCATAGCCAGAATGCAGACCAGTGGTTAGCAAGTGGTGGTTGAGgaattgttgttttccttttaacACTACAGTTAGGCACATCTCTACAAACCTGTCAGCCGTCTCCAGCCTCTGTCGTTTCTGCACCTCCATCATGACCCGGAGAGTTTCCCGCGCCTGGTGTGGCCGGTACTCGTTGATGAGGTGGTgcatgtggatgaacagcaggTTCAGGTCGTCGATCTTCTCCTCCCTGGATGCAGCAAAATGTGAATAAGAATGAAGAACTTTACAACACTACTTTACAAGACACTGCCACCTGGCTGCCATGTCTGTAAAGCTTGTGTGAAACAGCGAAGGGCAGTTACACTCTTAATGTGATATATGTAACCAGGAAGTTTATGGTACATGAAGTTTATATAAcattctgcaacttatgattcACTGTTGACCaagtcacatgttctatctgcataacgtaaCGTCACAGAAGGATGGATTGCACATTTCtggacaaagactggagtcggTCAGTCGAAAATATGGGTAAGTctcatttttgtgttgaaagtTACCGTTCAATTTTGCTGCATTGTGATGTCTACCAACACCGGTAAACTTTCGGTAAACGGGGTGTTTGGTGACTTGATGAGGATGTCCAGCCTCAGTCTAAGCCCTACAATATGGATacagttacagatacagatacataaaacAAAGAGTGACCTGCGGGGCGTGTTTGGTGACTTGATGAGGATGTCCAGCCTCAGTCTAAACTCTACAATATGGATACGGATACATAAAAAAGACAGTAATTATCCACTGGACCTGCGCGGTGTGTTTGGTGACTTGATGAGGATGTCCAGCCTCAGTCTAAACCCTACAGTATGGCTAGAGATACATAAAACAGACAGTAACTGTCCAGCAGACCTGCGCGGGGTGTTTGGTGACTTGATGAGGATGTCCAGCAGGTCCAGGAAGTTGACCAGGATGGAGTGGTTCAGCTTCTTCAGCTCCAGCTTGTGGTCAAACTTGTCGGGGTGGAGGCGACGGATTCCCTGCAGAGGAAGGCAGTGTCATACTTATAGTAAATTATACACGTACATGTTCTTTCTGAGCCAGTTGTTACACAGTGAGAGTTCTATTCAAGAAATGACATATCAAAAGTATTTTATTCTCATCAGTTTGACTTACTAGTAAGCAAAGGATAATTTTAGTTCATCCCAAGGAcatctgtctctctctgtctctacttgctccatccaggtgtaaaaacgggtacattACTTCAGTTGGGAAGGTAAAActggtggtggaaggagaggctTAGGCTCCACCTTCTAAATACTTCAACTTCAAATACCCCTAGATGAcaccgcgaggggcaaagtagggggaggaggaggtcccaggctaagccCTTAAGTACTGTGCCCTGGACACTGTGGATAACAACCCCCTGCCTCTATGGCCTCAACAGCGCCTTTGGTGTAATGGCTACCATAAAATGATAAAGGGGATTAAGTCTGAGTCTGAAATCTTTGCTTGTCTTCTTATAATTAAGTATTAGTGGTCTTCAGACAAGTTCACAAGTACTA
Protein-coding regions in this window:
- the LOC136436104 gene encoding mediator of RNA polymerase II transcription subunit 7-like, with protein sequence MAEGEGEAGVSAMPLPPMQFVSQYTTENVSRGLAPPPPPPITDQYSMFGSDYQVDDQIIRPLESQGIRRLHPDKFDHKLELKKLNHSILVNFLDLLDILIKSPNTPRREEKIDDLNLLFIHMHHLINEYRPHQARETLRVMMEVQKRQRLETADRFQQHLDRVIDMLKQCVQSMPEDIGGASDSEDIKPDLEELNRQAGISQSKRDEDYGKDRLMCSIVDNIKS
- the LOC136436103 gene encoding mitochondrial ribosome-associated GTPase 1-like is translated as MTSSRVANKFRTAFNYKGYEVTRWFPGHMAKGLSRMRRQLRQVDCVLEVHDARIPISGRTPRFQETLSVRPHLLVLNKMDLADLSRKNEIEEKLGRQNVEHLTFSSCNSFKDQDVKQIMPKVMEILSSSPEYHKEEDEDITLMVIGIPNVGKSSLINAFRRMYLKKGKATPVGKDPGITRSVLTKIRVSDRPSIFLLDTPGVLSPNIPDVETGFKLALVGAIKDHLVGEDFLADYLLFRLNRHENFRYVEHYGLREPCDQVMRVLGHIAVTMGKSRKVRMDSGTGAVIVHQPNFQVAALQFLRDFRQGALGPAMLD